The following are from one region of the Ochotona princeps isolate mOchPri1 chromosome 15, mOchPri1.hap1, whole genome shotgun sequence genome:
- the LOC101522786 gene encoding intraflagellar transport protein 57 homolog produces MAAASAVVTSSGLEDGGSRPRGEGAGEVVVERGPGAAYHMFVVMEDLVEKLKLLHYEEEFLRKNNLKPPSRHYFALPTNPGEQFYMFCTLAAWLINKAGHPFEQPQEYDDPNATISNILSELRSLGRTADFPPSKLKSGYEEHVCYVLDCLAEEALKYVGFTWKRPAYPVEELEEETVPEDDAELTLNKVDEESVEEETDNEENFIDLNVLKAQTYRLDMNESAKQEAILEPTTDAAEWSLDVERVLPQLKVTIRTDNKDWRIHVDQMHQHKSGIESALKETKGFLDKLHNEISRTLEKTGSREKYINNQLEHLVQEYRAAQAQLSEAKERYQQGNGGVTERTRLLSEVTEELEKVKQEMEEKGSSMTDGAPLVKIKQSLTKLKQETVQMDIRIGVVEHTLLQSKLKEKSNMTRDMHATVIPESTIGSY; encoded by the coding sequence ATGGCTGCGGCCTCGGCAGTGGTCACGTCGTCGGGTTTAGAAGATGGGGGATCTCGGCCCCGCGGGGAAGGAGCAGGAGAGGTAGTCGTCGAGCGGGGACCCGGCGCCGCCTACCACATGTTTGTGGTGATGGAGGACTTGGTGGAGAAGCTGAAGTTGCTCCACTACGAGGAGGAGTTCCTCCGGAAGAACAACCTGAAGCCCCCATCCAGACATTATTTTGCACTGCCTACAAACCCTGGTGAACAGTTCTACATGTTTTGCACTCTGGCTGCTTGGTTGATTAACAAAGCAGGACATCCATTTGAGCAGCCTCAAGAATACGATGACCCTAATGCAACAATATCTAACATATTATCTGAACTTCGGTCATTGGGGAGAACAGCAGATTTTCCTCCTTCAAAGTTAAAGTCAGGTTACGAAGAGCATGTATGCTATGTTCTTGATTGTTTAGCCGAAGAAGCATTAAAATATGTTGGTTTCACGTGGAAAAGGCCAGCATACCCAGTAGAAGAATTAGAAGAAGAAACTGTTCCAGAAGATGATGCAGAATTGACACTAAATAAAGTGGATGAAGAATCTGTGGAAGAGGAGACGGATAATGAAGAAAACTTTATTGATCTCAATGTTTTAAAGGCCCAGACCTATCGTTTGGACATGAACGAGTCTGCCAAACAAGAAGCTATTTTGGAACCCACAACAGATGCTGCAGAATGGAGTCTAGACGTGGAACGTGTACTACCACAACTAAAAGTCACAATTAGGACTGACAATAAGGATTGGAGGATTCATGTTGATCAAATGCATCAGCATAAAAGTGGAATTGAATCTGCTCTAAAGGAGACTAAGGGTTTTTTGGACAAACTTCACAATGAAATTAGTAGGACCCTAGAAAAGACTGGCAGCCGAGAAAAGTACATCAACAATCAGCTTGAGCACTTGGTTCAGGAGTATCGTGCCGCGCAAGCCCAGCTGAGTGAGGCAAAGGAACGATACCAGCAGGGGAATGGTGGCGTGACGGAAAGAACCAGACTCCTGTCTGAGGTTACAGAAGAATTAGAAAAGGTGAaacaagaaatggaagaaaagggCAGCAGCATGACTGATGGTGCTCCTTTGGTGAAGATCAAACAGAGCTTAACAAAATTGAAGCAAGAAACAGTTCAGATGGACATTAGGATCGGTGTTGTGGAACACACCTTACTGCAGTCGAAGCTGAAGGAGAAGTCCAACATGACTAGAGACATGCACGCAACAGTTATTCCAGAATCAACAATCGGTTCTTATTAA